The following are encoded in a window of Synechococcales cyanobacterium CNB genomic DNA:
- a CDS encoding N-acetylmuramoyl-L-alanine amidase, whose translation MGRARAAWPPLPARPRAFRPMEAVSMDGITRRDIVRSGLVLGASIVGAGLVLGGCGTTRSAQRRRPLPDAPVYDRPAPEVVSHKPGWLDEWRRQRAGQAPVQGVIPRSAWTREGPIISRADPMGGINRITIHHDGMTPFTATSDAAAARRIEAIRAAHVNSNGWADIGYHYVIDPSGRVWEARPLSLQGAHAGGENNRNNLGIVVLGNYDNQRPTNESISALDNFVAAQMQRYRVPVSRVYTHQELKPTACPGRNLQAYMERTRSRGGTMARA comes from the coding sequence ATGGGGCGCGCCCGCGCGGCATGGCCGCCGCTTCCTGCACGCCCGCGAGCCTTTCGACCGATGGAAGCAGTCTCTATGGACGGAATCACGCGGCGTGACATCGTGCGGAGCGGTCTTGTTCTCGGCGCGTCGATCGTCGGGGCGGGTCTTGTCCTCGGCGGGTGCGGCACCACGCGATCGGCCCAGCGTCGCCGGCCGTTGCCGGATGCTCCGGTCTACGACCGCCCCGCGCCCGAGGTCGTGTCGCACAAGCCCGGCTGGCTTGACGAGTGGCGCCGCCAACGGGCCGGACAGGCCCCGGTGCAGGGAGTCATCCCTCGCTCGGCGTGGACCCGCGAAGGCCCGATCATTTCCAGAGCCGACCCGATGGGCGGCATCAACCGGATCACGATTCACCACGACGGCATGACCCCGTTCACGGCGACCAGCGACGCCGCGGCGGCCCGGCGCATCGAAGCGATCCGCGCCGCCCACGTCAACAGCAACGGGTGGGCCGATATCGGGTACCACTACGTCATCGATCCGTCGGGGCGCGTCTGGGAGGCCCGTCCGCTCTCGCTGCAGGGGGCGCACGCCGGAGGCGAGAATAACCGCAACAACCTCGGCATCGTGGTGCTGGGCAACTACGACAACCAGCGTCCGACAAACGAGTCGATCTCCGCGCTCGACAACTTCGTGGCGGCGCAGATGCAGCGGTATCGCGTCCCAGTCTCGCGGGTCTATACGCACCAGGAACTCAAGCCGACCGCC
- a CDS encoding DUF481 domain-containing protein, whose product MPRGRAPWRGSYHPRGERAARKDGIRHAFALLLHPMNPSDNRFVSNPLGWAAAGLLATLSTAAPGQDEAAPTEAEAALAEPDVVWSGSASLGLHGASGNTKRLNVRGDLALSRDTARFETDFSAVYSYATEEGTESANRFDTKLRNDWLIADSPWRYYARARYEFDEFQDWRHRVSGGPGVGYLWSKTESLYFLTRAGMDLTREFDGVDNTITPEAVLGLDLQYNLSESQRLVWVFDFMPDVSEFGPYRFETNAALELDIDRSNGLFLRVGVEDRYDSTPGPEKKRNDFVYFITLGWKM is encoded by the coding sequence ATGCCGCGCGGGCGCGCCCCATGGCGTGGATCGTACCATCCGCGCGGGGAGCGTGCGGCCCGAAAAGACGGAATCCGGCACGCCTTTGCGCTACTCTTGCACCCCATGAACCCGTCTGATAACCGATTCGTCTCAAACCCGCTGGGATGGGCCGCGGCGGGCCTGCTGGCAACCCTCTCTACCGCCGCCCCCGGGCAAGATGAGGCCGCTCCGACCGAGGCCGAGGCTGCCCTGGCCGAGCCGGACGTGGTCTGGTCCGGGTCGGCGAGCCTGGGCCTGCACGGGGCGTCGGGGAACACCAAGCGGCTGAACGTCAGGGGCGATCTCGCCCTCTCCCGCGATACCGCACGATTCGAGACCGATTTCTCGGCCGTCTACTCCTACGCGACCGAGGAGGGCACCGAGAGCGCAAACCGCTTCGATACGAAACTCCGCAACGACTGGCTCATCGCGGACTCGCCTTGGCGGTACTACGCGCGAGCACGCTACGAGTTCGACGAGTTCCAGGACTGGCGACACCGGGTCTCGGGCGGACCCGGCGTCGGATACCTCTGGAGCAAGACGGAGTCGCTCTACTTCCTCACCCGGGCAGGCATGGACCTCACCCGCGAGTTCGACGGTGTGGACAACACCATCACCCCTGAAGCCGTCCTCGGCCTCGATCTGCAATACAACCTGAGCGAGTCGCAACGGCTGGTGTGGGTATTCGACTTCATGCCCGACGTGTCCGAGTTCGGACCGTACCGTTTCGAAACCAATGCCGCACTCGAGCTGGACATCGACAGGTCAAACGGGCTGTTCCTGCGAGTCGGCGTGGAGGACCGCTACGACTCGACGCCCGGACCGGAGAAAAAGCGCAACGACTTCGTCTACTTCATCACTCTCGGCTGGAAGATGTAA